The following coding sequences lie in one Drosophila sulfurigaster albostrigata strain 15112-1811.04 chromosome 2R, ASM2355843v2, whole genome shotgun sequence genomic window:
- the LOC133838627 gene encoding protein abnormal spindle-like, with the protein MWCSEFMSHFCYGIMAQAIRSEVDKQLIERCSRIILNLARYNSTTVNTFQEGGLVTIAQMLLRWCDKDSEIFNTLCTLIWVFAHCPKKRKIIHNYMTNTEAIYMVRETKSLLPARKR; encoded by the exons ATGTGGTGTTCAGAATTTATGTCCCACTTCTGTTACGGCATCATGGCACAGGCTATTCGTTCAGAGGTTGATAAGCAACTGATCGAGCGTTGTAGTCGTATTATTCTCAATTTAGCACGCTATAATAGCACTACAGTGAATACTTTTCAGGAGGGCGGTCTAGTAACCATTGCCCAGATGCTTTTGCGATGGTGCGATAAAGACAGTGAAATTTTTAACACCTTATGTACGCTTATTTGGGTATTTGCCCACTGTCCAAAAAAGCGAAAG ATTATTCACAACTACATGACCAATACAGAAGCAATCTACATGGTCCGTGAAACGAAAAGCTTGTTGCCCGCAAGGAAAAGATGA